Genomic window (Bacteroidales bacterium):
TAAGAAACCAAATTTCAATTTTCAACTTTCAATTTTCATTTCTCCTGTTCATCCTCTTTCCGCTCAACCTCGATTGTAAAATTAGCGGCCAGGGCTGCAAGGGCTCCAATAGCTGCAAAGACAGGCGCTAAAATGGCTCCGATAAGTCCGATTGCAACCGGAATCTCAAGATAAGTTTCTCCCTTTTCATTTTTGATAATGATCTTCCTGACATTGCCTT
Coding sequences:
- a CDS encoding DUF4342 domain-containing protein, with amino-acid sequence METQNKSEFKVTGEELLAKIKELIHEGNVRKIIIKNEKGETYLEIPVAIGLIGAILAPVFAAIGALAALAANFTIEVERKEDEQEK